A stretch of DNA from Syntrophales bacterium:
TCTCGTAAAAGATTATCACGAAATCACGAAAGGACGAAATCACGAAAAAAGTAAATTGCGTAAAAATAGTGACAGCGACTATTTAATGATTAAGATTTCTCACATTCGTTCGAAATGACAACGTAGCGTGCCCTCTCTGTGGGGCATATTGAAATGGTTAGCGAGCAATCTTGTTCTTACGATGGGGGGGGGACTGAGCCTGACCCCCTACCCTTCAAAGCATATTCATAACAAGCTTCAGACCTTGATATACTTCAGCCATTCTTTCTTCTGAAAGGGCTCCGATGTTTTCCTTTATACTTTTTTTGTCTACTGATTTTATCTGGGTGACATTTATTACACAACGTTTGGGCATGTTTGCTTCCCCTTTTTGCAATATAATGTTTCCCGGCAGATCACCGAATTTAAGCGTTGATGTTATAGCGAGCATTATAACGGTGTTTAGATTGCTGTCGTTTAAAGCATCATTCTGGATGACAAGGCCAGGCCGTCTGCCCATCGGTTCAGACCCTTTTCCCGGAGAAAAATCAACCCAGTAAATCGAACCACTTCGTATTACCATTCCTGTCCTTCCCTGTTTCCCGCTCCGTCAAGCCACACTGCAGTTTTTAGTTGCTCATCACATATTGCTTTATCCGAAAAAACTCTGTCATACTCACTCTTCAGATGACGACTTCTTTCCTCCTGCAACTTTTCGCGAAGTATCAGGGATATAAATCTACTCCTCGATATACTGCGTTGCGCGGTGGTTTTATCAATTATATCCAGAAGGTCGGATGGTACAGTAATGGCTATTTTTTGAGTATTCATTATTTATGCTCCATGATAGTATGATAGTATCTGGTACCACAATTGTATGATGGCGTCAAGCTGTTTGTGTCTTAGTGGGGTCAGGGTTTCCTCATTGTCGTTATTGGGGCCTCACGCCCCGGTGAAACAACACCGACAAAGGTTTCACTGGGCAGGCAAAGGCGCAAAGAAAAGATTATTAAAAGATTATGAAAAAATC
This window harbors:
- a CDS encoding type II toxin-antitoxin system PemK/MazF family toxin, which codes for MVIRSGSIYWVDFSPGKGSEPMGRRPGLVIQNDALNDSNLNTVIMLAITSTLKFGDLPGNIILQKGEANMPKRCVINVTQIKSVDKKSIKENIGALSEERMAEVYQGLKLVMNML
- a CDS encoding ribbon-helix-helix domain-containing protein, which encodes MNTQKIAITVPSDLLDIIDKTTAQRSISRSRFISLILREKLQEERSRHLKSEYDRVFSDKAICDEQLKTAVWLDGAGNREGQEW